In Serratia sp. FDAARGOS_506, a genomic segment contains:
- a CDS encoding branched-chain amino acid ABC transporter substrate-binding protein yields the protein MKLTTGKALLAGCIAMAMSQAAMAKDIKVAIVGAMSGPVAQYGDMEFTGARQAIADINAKGGIKGDKLVGVEYDDACDPKQAVAVANKVINDGIRYVIGHLCSSSTQPASDIYEDEGVIMITPAATNADLTTRGYKMILRTTGLDSDQGPTAAKYILSDIKPKRIAVVHDKQQYGEGLARSVRDSLKKQGAEVAMFEGITAGDKDFSTLVARLKKENIDFVYFGGYYPEMGQILRQAKQAGLTTRFMGPEGVGNSSLSNIAGAASEGMLVTLPKRYDQVPANQPIVDALKAKKLDPTGPFVWTTYAALQSLTTGMERSGSQEPADIVKDLKTGKPVDTVMGPLSWDDKGDLKGFEFGVFEWHANGTSTPIK from the coding sequence ATGAAATTAACAACAGGTAAGGCACTGCTGGCGGGTTGTATTGCGATGGCCATGAGCCAGGCGGCCATGGCGAAAGACATCAAGGTGGCGATCGTCGGGGCGATGTCCGGCCCGGTCGCGCAGTATGGCGACATGGAGTTTACCGGCGCGCGCCAGGCGATTGCCGACATCAACGCCAAGGGCGGCATCAAGGGCGACAAGCTGGTCGGCGTGGAATACGACGACGCCTGCGATCCGAAACAGGCGGTAGCGGTCGCCAACAAGGTGATCAACGACGGCATTCGCTACGTGATCGGCCACCTGTGCTCCTCTTCCACCCAGCCGGCGTCCGATATCTATGAAGACGAAGGCGTGATCATGATTACCCCGGCGGCCACCAACGCCGATCTGACTACCCGCGGCTACAAGATGATCCTGCGTACCACCGGTCTGGACTCGGATCAGGGGCCGACCGCCGCCAAATACATCCTCAGCGACATCAAGCCGAAGCGTATCGCCGTGGTGCACGACAAGCAGCAATACGGCGAAGGCCTGGCGCGCTCGGTGCGCGACAGCCTGAAAAAACAGGGCGCCGAGGTGGCGATGTTCGAAGGCATCACCGCCGGCGACAAAGACTTCTCTACCCTGGTGGCGCGCCTGAAAAAAGAGAATATCGACTTCGTGTACTTTGGCGGCTACTACCCGGAAATGGGCCAGATCCTGCGTCAGGCCAAACAGGCCGGGTTGACCACCCGCTTCATGGGGCCGGAAGGCGTGGGTAACTCTTCGCTGTCCAACATCGCCGGGGCTGCTTCGGAAGGCATGTTGGTGACGCTGCCGAAACGCTACGATCAGGTGCCTGCCAACCAGCCGATCGTCGATGCATTGAAAGCCAAGAAGCTGGATCCGACCGGCCCGTTCGTCTGGACCACCTATGCCGCGCTGCAGTCGCTGACCACCGGCATGGAGCGCAGCGGCAGCCAGGAACCGGCGGACATCGTCAAGGATCTGAAAACCGGCAAGCCGGTAGACACCGTGATGGGGCCGCTGAGTTGGGATGACAAGGGCGACCTGAAGGGCTTCGAGTTCGGCGTGTTCGAGTGGCATGCCAACGGCACATCCACACCGATCAAATAA
- the livH gene encoding high-affinity branched-chain amino acid ABC transporter permease LivH, which yields MSEQLLYFLQQMFNGLTLGSTYALIAIGYTMVYGIIGMINFAHGEVYMIGSYVSFIVIAALMMLGIDVGWLLIGAAFLVSIVIASAYGWSIERVAYKPVRNSKRLIALISAIGMSIFLQNYVSLTQGSRDLALPSLVTGQWVLGESNGFAATISTMQLTIWLVTFLAMLALTLFIRYSRMGRACRACAEDLKMASLLGINTDRVISLTFVIGAVMAAVAGVLLGQFYGVINPYIGFMAGMKAFTAAVLGGIGSIPGAMIGGLVLGVAEALTSAYLSTEYKDVVSFALLIVVLLIMPTGILGRPEVEKV from the coding sequence ATGTCAGAGCAGCTCCTCTATTTTCTGCAGCAGATGTTCAACGGCTTAACGTTGGGCAGCACCTATGCATTGATCGCCATCGGTTACACCATGGTTTACGGCATCATCGGCATGATCAACTTCGCCCACGGCGAGGTGTACATGATCGGCAGCTATGTCTCCTTTATCGTCATCGCCGCCCTGATGATGCTCGGCATCGACGTCGGCTGGCTGCTGATCGGTGCCGCGTTTCTGGTCTCGATCGTCATCGCCAGCGCCTACGGCTGGAGCATCGAGCGGGTGGCCTACAAGCCGGTGCGCAACTCCAAGCGCCTGATTGCGCTGATCTCGGCCATCGGCATGTCGATATTCCTGCAAAACTACGTCAGCCTGACGCAGGGCTCACGCGATCTGGCGCTGCCCAGTCTGGTGACCGGCCAGTGGGTATTGGGGGAAAGCAACGGCTTCGCCGCCACCATCAGCACCATGCAGCTGACCATCTGGCTCGTGACCTTCCTGGCGATGCTGGCGCTGACGCTGTTTATTCGCTATTCGCGCATGGGCCGCGCCTGCCGCGCCTGTGCAGAAGACCTGAAGATGGCCAGCCTGCTGGGCATCAACACTGACCGGGTGATCTCGCTGACCTTCGTCATCGGTGCGGTAATGGCGGCGGTGGCAGGGGTATTGCTCGGCCAGTTTTATGGCGTCATCAACCCTTACATCGGCTTTATGGCCGGTATGAAAGCCTTCACCGCTGCTGTTCTGGGCGGCATCGGCAGCATTCCCGGCGCGATGATCGGCGGTCTGGTGCTGGGCGTGGCGGAAGCGCTGACCTCCGCCTACCTCAGCACCGAATACAAAGACGTGGTGTCGTTTGCGTTGCTGATCGTGGTGCTGCTGATCATGCCGACCGGCATCCTTGGGCGTCCGGAGGTTGAGAAAGTATGA
- a CDS encoding high-affinity branched-chain amino acid ABC transporter permease LivM, protein MKLNLLNALIATAVLFVMASFLMGMQLSLDGTKLVVHGAAEVRWMWIGIGCVIVFFFQLLRPLMQQGLKKVSGPAFVLPSFDGTTPRQKLLAALLIVAAVAWPFLVSRGTVDIATLTLIYVMLGLGLNVVVGLSGLLVLGYGGFYAIGAYTYALLNHYYGFGFWESLPLAGIVTAAFGFLLGFPVLRLRGDYLAIVTLGFGEIVRILLLNNTEITGGPNGISQIPKPTFFGLEFNRSVRDGGWDTFHNFFGLKYDPSDRIVFLYLVALLLVVLTLFVINRLLRMPLGRAWEALREDEIACRSLGLSPTRIKLTAFTISAAFAGFAGTLFAARQGFVSPESFTFVESAFVLAIVVLGGMGSQFAVILAAILLVVSRELMRDLNEYSMLLLGALMVLMMIWRPQGLLPMKRPQLKLQAADIHAGKGEQA, encoded by the coding sequence ATGAAACTCAATCTGCTTAATGCGCTGATCGCCACGGCGGTGCTGTTCGTGATGGCGTCATTCCTGATGGGCATGCAGCTCAGCCTGGACGGCACCAAGCTGGTGGTGCACGGCGCGGCGGAAGTGCGCTGGATGTGGATCGGCATCGGCTGCGTCATCGTCTTTTTCTTCCAGCTGTTGCGCCCGCTGATGCAGCAGGGGCTGAAAAAAGTCTCCGGCCCGGCGTTCGTGCTGCCAAGCTTCGACGGCACCACGCCGCGGCAAAAGCTGCTGGCGGCTCTGCTCATCGTCGCGGCGGTCGCCTGGCCGTTCCTGGTGTCGCGCGGCACGGTGGATATCGCCACCTTGACGCTGATCTATGTGATGTTGGGCCTCGGCCTCAACGTGGTGGTGGGCTTGTCCGGTCTGCTGGTGCTCGGTTACGGCGGTTTCTACGCCATCGGCGCCTACACCTACGCGCTGTTGAATCACTATTACGGCTTCGGCTTCTGGGAGAGCCTGCCGCTGGCGGGCATCGTCACCGCCGCCTTCGGCTTCCTGCTCGGTTTCCCGGTGCTACGGCTGCGCGGCGACTATCTGGCGATCGTGACGCTCGGCTTCGGTGAGATCGTGCGCATCCTGCTGCTGAACAATACCGAGATCACCGGCGGGCCGAACGGCATCAGCCAGATCCCGAAACCGACCTTCTTCGGCCTGGAGTTCAACCGCAGCGTGCGCGACGGCGGTTGGGATACCTTCCATAACTTCTTCGGCCTGAAATACGATCCGAGCGATCGCATCGTGTTCCTGTACCTGGTGGCGCTGCTACTGGTGGTGCTGACGCTGTTCGTCATCAACCGTCTGCTGCGCATGCCGCTGGGGCGCGCCTGGGAAGCGCTGCGTGAAGACGAGATCGCCTGCCGCTCGCTGGGCCTCAGCCCGACGCGCATCAAGCTGACCGCTTTTACCATCAGCGCCGCTTTCGCCGGATTTGCCGGCACGCTGTTCGCCGCGCGCCAGGGGTTTGTCAGCCCGGAATCCTTCACCTTCGTCGAATCGGCCTTCGTACTGGCGATCGTCGTACTGGGGGGCATGGGCTCGCAGTTCGCGGTCATTCTGGCGGCGATCCTGCTGGTGGTGTCGCGCGAGCTGATGCGCGATCTGAATGAATACAGCATGTTGCTGCTGGGTGCGCTGATGGTGCTGATGATGATTTGGCGGCCGCAGGGGCTGTTGCCGATGAAGCGGCCGCAGTTGAAGCTGCAGGCGGCGGATATTCACGCGGGCAAGGGGGAACAGGCATGA
- the livG gene encoding high-affinity branched-chain amino acid ABC transporter ATP-binding protein LivG, translating to MNVQPLLQVEGLSMRFGGLLAVNNVALTLNEGEIVSLIGPNGAGKTTVFNCLTGFYRPTGGTIKLRDRHLEGLAGQAIARMGVVRTFQHVRLFREMTVIENLLVAQHQHLKSGVFAGLLKTPAFRRAEAEALARAAEWLERVGLLEMANRSAGNLAYGQQRRLEIARCMVTRPELLMLDEPAAGLNPKETDELDHLIVELRDRHKVSVLLIEHDMKLVMGISDRIYVVNQGTPLAQGTPAEIRNNPDVIRAYLGEE from the coding sequence ATGAACGTTCAACCTTTACTGCAGGTGGAGGGCCTGTCGATGCGTTTCGGCGGGCTGCTGGCGGTCAACAACGTGGCATTGACGCTGAACGAAGGTGAAATCGTGTCGTTGATCGGCCCCAATGGCGCCGGTAAGACCACGGTGTTCAACTGTCTGACCGGTTTTTACCGCCCGACCGGCGGCACCATCAAATTGCGCGATCGTCATCTGGAAGGGTTGGCGGGGCAGGCCATCGCCCGTATGGGCGTGGTACGCACCTTCCAGCACGTGCGGCTGTTCCGTGAAATGACGGTGATCGAGAACTTGCTGGTGGCGCAGCATCAGCACCTGAAAAGCGGCGTGTTCGCCGGGCTGTTGAAAACCCCGGCCTTCCGCCGCGCCGAAGCCGAGGCGCTGGCGCGCGCGGCGGAGTGGCTGGAGCGCGTCGGCCTGCTGGAGATGGCCAACCGTTCGGCGGGCAACCTGGCCTATGGGCAGCAGCGGCGGCTGGAGATCGCCCGCTGCATGGTGACCCGGCCTGAGCTGCTGATGTTGGATGAACCGGCCGCCGGCCTCAACCCGAAAGAGACCGACGAGCTGGATCACCTGATCGTCGAGCTGCGCGATCGGCATAAGGTCTCGGTACTGCTGATCGAGCACGACATGAAACTGGTGATGGGCATTTCCGACCGCATTTACGTGGTGAATCAGGGTACGCCGCTGGCGCAGGGCACACCGGCGGAGATCCGCAACAACCCGGACGTGATCCGGGCTTATTTGGGCGAAGAATAA
- the livF gene encoding high-affinity branched-chain amino acid ABC transporter ATP-binding protein LivF, which produces MLSFNQVSAHYGKIQALHQVSLTISQGEIVTLIGANGAGKTTLLGTLCGEPRASEGSIVFQGQDITQWQTSRIMREAVAIVPEGRRVFSRMTVEENLAMGGFFADRHQYQQRIERVFALFPRLLERRSQRAGTMSGGEQQMLAIGRALMSQPKLLLLDEPSLGLAPIIIQQIFDIIQQLREEGMTIFLVEQNANQALKLADRGYVLENGRVVLEDTGAALLANEAVRSAYLGG; this is translated from the coding sequence ATGTTGTCATTTAATCAGGTATCCGCCCATTACGGCAAAATTCAGGCGCTGCATCAGGTCAGTCTTACGATTAGTCAGGGCGAAATCGTGACGTTAATCGGCGCCAACGGCGCCGGTAAAACCACGCTGCTCGGCACCCTGTGCGGCGAACCGCGCGCCAGCGAAGGCAGCATCGTCTTCCAGGGGCAGGACATCACCCAGTGGCAAACCTCGCGCATCATGCGCGAAGCGGTGGCGATCGTTCCTGAAGGGCGGCGCGTCTTCTCGCGTATGACGGTGGAAGAAAACCTGGCGATGGGCGGCTTCTTCGCCGATCGTCACCAATATCAGCAGCGCATCGAACGGGTGTTCGCTCTGTTTCCGCGCCTGCTGGAGCGCCGAAGCCAGCGCGCCGGCACCATGTCCGGCGGCGAGCAGCAGATGTTGGCCATCGGCCGCGCGCTGATGAGCCAGCCGAAGCTGCTGCTGCTCGACGAGCCCTCGCTCGGGCTGGCGCCCATCATCATCCAGCAGATTTTCGACATCATTCAGCAGCTGCGGGAAGAGGGGATGACCATCTTCCTGGTGGAGCAAAACGCCAATCAGGCGCTGAAATTGGCGGACCGCGGTTATGTGCTGGAAAACGGCCGCGTGGTGTTGGAAGATACGGGGGCTGCACTGTTAGCCAACGAAGCAGTGAGGTCGGCGTATCTGGGCGGTTAA
- a CDS encoding PLP-dependent aminotransferase family protein, translated as MKTEGLLAQRIVNVKSSAIRELLKHSKMEHVISLAGGIPSDALFDFEGLSIATQQAITEQPKSAFQYGLTEGSPLLRERICALCAERGVTARAEEVMVTAGSQQALDLVMRAIVNPGDVFVVERPTYLAALQTLELAEANIMSVSSDSDGMVVEELAELLKTQRIKGVYVVPNFGNPSGITLSAARRELLVKLAAEHNFLIIEDDPYGELRFTEERHPTLHQVSQRVLGNTDHIIYTSTFSKILAPGLRLGWAILPPFLLHKVAIIKQAADLHASALSQSIVECYLGLGRLPAQIDKIRAAYKQKGEILAGLVEQELGDYITFDKPKGGMFLWARFRQPFNATEWLNTTLQQGVVFVPGEYFFSDNPDRSTFRLSFATATEQQMQEAVARLRRSL; from the coding sequence ATGAAGACAGAAGGGTTACTCGCGCAGCGCATCGTTAACGTAAAAAGTTCGGCCATCCGTGAATTGCTTAAACACAGCAAGATGGAACACGTCATTTCGCTGGCGGGCGGCATCCCCTCTGATGCGCTGTTTGATTTCGAAGGGCTGAGCATCGCCACGCAGCAGGCGATCACCGAACAGCCGAAAAGCGCGTTCCAATACGGTCTGACCGAAGGCAGCCCGCTGCTGCGTGAGCGCATTTGCGCGCTGTGCGCCGAGCGCGGCGTCACCGCGCGCGCAGAAGAGGTGATGGTCACCGCCGGCTCGCAGCAGGCATTGGATTTGGTGATGCGCGCCATCGTCAACCCCGGCGACGTGTTCGTGGTGGAGCGCCCGACCTACCTGGCGGCGCTGCAAACGTTGGAGCTGGCGGAAGCCAACATCATGTCGGTCTCGTCCGACAGCGACGGCATGGTGGTGGAAGAGCTGGCCGAGCTGCTGAAAACCCAGCGCATCAAGGGTGTGTACGTGGTGCCGAACTTCGGTAACCCCAGCGGCATCACCCTGAGCGCCGCGCGCCGCGAACTGCTGGTGAAGCTGGCCGCCGAGCATAACTTCCTGATCATCGAAGACGATCCGTACGGCGAGCTGCGTTTCACCGAAGAGCGCCACCCGACGCTGCATCAGGTGTCACAGCGGGTGCTGGGCAACACCGACCACATTATCTATACCTCGACCTTCTCCAAGATCCTGGCGCCGGGCCTGCGGTTGGGCTGGGCGATCCTGCCGCCGTTCCTGCTGCATAAAGTGGCGATCATCAAGCAGGCGGCGGATCTGCACGCCAGCGCGCTGTCGCAGAGCATCGTCGAATGCTACCTCGGCCTGGGCCGCCTGCCGGCGCAGATCGACAAGATCCGCGCCGCCTACAAACAGAAGGGCGAGATCCTGGCCGGTTTGGTGGAGCAGGAGCTGGGCGACTACATCACCTTCGATAAACCGAAGGGCGGCATGTTCCTGTGGGCGCGTTTCCGCCAGCCGTTCAACGCCACCGAATGGCTGAACACCACGCTGCAGCAGGGCGTGGTGTTCGTGCCGGGGGAATACTTCTTCTCCGACAACCCGGATCGTTCGACCTTCCGCCTGTCGTTCGCCACCGCCACCGAACAGCAGATGCAGGAAGCGGTGGCGCGTCTGCGCCGTTCGCTGTAA